CCTCGCGCATCTTTTCGCGCACCAGCACGATGGCGACCTCGACCAGGTCGCGCACGATCTGCTCCACGTCGCGACCGACATAGCCCACCTCGGTGAACTTGGTCGCCTCGACCTTGATGAAGGGCGCGCCGGCGAGCTTGGCCAGGCGGCGGGCGATCTCGGTCTTGCCGACGCCCGTCGGTCCGATCATCAGGATGTTCTTCGGCATCACCTCTTCGCGCATCTGGCCGGTGAGCTGCTGGCGCCGCCAGCGGTTGCGCAGCGCGATCGCGACCGCGCGCTTGGCGTCCTTCTGGCCGACGATGTAGCGGTCGAGCTCGGAAACGATCTCGCGGGGGGAAAAGTTGCTCATCTTCATTCTTCCTCGGCATCCCGCGCCATCATCAGGGCGGTGCCATAGATTGTCGTTCTCGTGTCGAAGGCCTTGAAACCTGCCTTCTCATAGGCGCGGATTGCCCTGGCGTTGGTCGGCTCCGGATCGATGATCAACCGGGGCGCCCCTTCCTCGAACAGCTGTTCGGCGAACTGGGCGATGATCGCGCTGCCATGGCCCTTGCCGAGCAGGTCCGCTTCGCCGATCGAGATATCGATGCCGAGCGTGCCGAACGGCTGGTCCTGATAGGGATGGTCGTCCTCCATATGCGGATCGTAGCTCTGGAGATAGGCGACCGGCCTGCCGTTCAACTCGACGATCAGCGGCTCGACCGACACCTCCTCCATCGCCTGGCGGATTTCGGCGATGCCCTTGTCGGGATCGCCCCACCATTCGGCGACGTGCGGCTGTCTCAGCCAGGTCCCGAGCAGCGGAAGATCGGCTTCCTCTACCGCGCGGAAATCGTAGCGAGGCTCACGCGGCATCGATCGATTCAAGCGTGACGGACTGGTTGGTGTAGATGCAGATGTCGGCTGCGATCTCCATCGCCTTGCGGGCGATCTCCTCAGCGTCCTTGTCCGTATCGATCAGCGCGCGGGCAGCGGCGAGCGCATAATTGCCGCCGGAACCGATCGCCATCACGCCATGCTCGGGTTCGAGCACGTCGCCCGTGCCGGTCAGCGCCAGCGTCACCGACTTGTCCGCCACCAGCATCATCGCCTCGAGGCGACGGAGATAGCGGTCGGTGCGCCAGTCCTTGGCCAGTTCCACGCAGGCGCGGGTCAGCTGGTCGGGATACTGTTCGAGCTTGGATTCGAGGCGTTCGAGAAGGGTGAAGGCATCCGCGGTGGCGCCGGCGAAGCCGGCGATGACATTGCCCTTGCCGATGCGACGCACCTTCTTGGCATTGCCCTTCATCACGGTGTTGCCGAGACTCACCTGGCCGTCGCCGGCGATCACGACCTTCCCGCCCTTGCGCACGGTGACGATCGTCGTGCCGTGCATGATGATTTCTTCAGACATGAGATACTCCGATAGCGAAACGGCCTGGCCCGAAGCGCCATGGTCGTTCCCGATGCCGGACTATGTATGCACGCCGACCGCGATTGCAATCTGCACGGAACCCTCGCCCTTTGGGCAGGTTCGGTGCCTCGCCTTAACTGGAAATGAAGTCGTCATGCTGTTATGAGGCGGTCACCTTCGGGACCCAGGAACAGGCAGAATGTCCAGCACCACCCCGCGCCGCGCCGAAATCAGCCGGGCGACCAAGGAAACGGAGATCTACGTTTCGGTCGATCTCGACGGATCGGGCAAGTTCGACGTCTCCACCGGCGTCGGCTTCTTCGACCATATGCTGGAGCAGCTGTCGCGGCATTCGCTGATCGACATGACCGTCAGGGCCAAGGGCGACCTGCACATCGACGACCACCACACGGTGGAGGATGTCGGCATCGCACTCGGACAGGCGATCTCGAAGGCGCTGGGAGAGCGGCGCGGCATCTGCCGCTACGCCTCGCTCGACCTTGCCATGGACGAGACGCTGACGCGCGCCGCGATCGACGTGTCCGGCCGGCCGTTCCTCGTCTGGAACGTCGCCTTCACCTCGCCGAAGATCGGCACGTTCGACACCGAGCTGGTGCGCGAGTTCTTCCAGGCGCTGTCGCAGAACGCCGGCGTGACGCTGCACGTCGCCAATCACTACGGCGCCAACAGCCACCACATCGCCGAGACCTGCTTCAAGGCCGTGGCGCGGGTGCTGCGGACGGCGATCGAGGCCGATCCGCGCCAGGCCGGTGCCATTCCCTCGACCAAGGGAACCCTGAAAGGATAGTCCATGGCGAGTTTTGTGGTCATGGAGGCCCCGGAGGGCGGCGATGAAGCGGCCTATATCCGGGACGGCTTCCACTTCTTTGCCTTCCTGCTACCTCCGATCTGGCTGGCCTGGCACCGGCTCTGGATCGAGGCGTTGGTGGCGTTCGCCGTGATGGCCGTGCTCGGATCGCTCGGCAGCGTCTCCGGCCTCAGTGAGGCTGCTCCTTTGCTGTCGCTTCTCGTCTCGCTCTATGTCGGGCTGGAGGCCCCGGCGCTGCGCATCGCAGCGCTCCGCCGCCGTGGCTGGCGCGAATGGGGCGTGGTCGACGCCTACAATCGCGACGACGCCGAGACGAAGCACCTGTTCGGCGACAGCGTCGAACAGGCAGAGGAAACGAGGGTGCCCGCGCCGATGCCCGAACCTCAGCCGCTGGCTCCGCGCGCAGGTCCGTCCGGTCCCGCCCTTGGGCTCTTTTCCTATCCGGGAGCGCGCTGATGCGGGTCGCGATCATCGACTACGGTTCGGGCAATCTCCGCTCGGCCACCAAGGCGTTCGAGCGCGCCGCGCGCGAGGCCGGCATCTCGGCCGAGATCGACCTGACGGCCGATGCGGAACGCGTGCGCACGGCGGACCGCATCGTCCTGCCCGGCGTGGGCGCCTATGCCGACTGCGCTGCCGGCCTGCACGCGGTCGAAGGCATGTGGGAGGCGGTCGAGGACGTCGCCATCCGCAAGGCCCGCCCCTTTCTCGGCATTTGCGTCGGCATGCAGCTCATGTCCGACCGGGGGCTGGAAAAGACGATCACCAAGGGCTTCGGCTGGATCTCCGGCGACGTGAAGGAGATCGAGCCTCGCGATCCGTCGCTGAAGATCCCGCAGATCGGCTGGAACACGATTCACGTGAAACACCCACATCCGCTGTTCGACGGGATATCGACCGGCGAGGGTGGGCTGCACGCCTATTTCGTGCATTCCTACCATCTGGATGCGACGGATCCGGATCAGGTTCTGGCGGTCACGGACTATGGCGGCCCGGTCACGGCCGCCGTCGGCCGAGACAATCTCGCCGGCACGCAGTTCCATCCCGAGAAGAGCCAGGCGCTCGGCTTGGCCTTGATCGCCAACTTCCTGAAATGGAAACCTTGAGGAGACCGCCATGACGACCAAGAAGGGCTACTGGATGGCGATGGTCGACATCACCGATCCGGAGAACTACCCGCGCTACATGGCGGCGAACAAGGCGGCGTTCGACAAATACGGCGCGAAATTCCTCGTCCGCGGTGGGCAGCACCAGATGTTCGAGGGGCCGGCCGCGACGCGCATGGTCGTCATCGAGTTCAAGGACTACCAGACCGCGCTCGACTGCCACAATTCGCCCGAATACCAGGCCGCGCTGAAGCTGCGCCAGCAATATGCCGTGTCGCACATGGCAGTGGTCGAGGGCGTCTGAAGGATGATCCTGTTTCCCGCGATCGACCTCAAGGACGGCAAATGCGTCCGCCTCAAGCTCGGCGACATGGCGACGGCGACCGTCTATAACGAGGATCCCGCCGCCCAGGCGAAAGCCTTTGAAGACCAGGGTTTCTCCTGGCTGCACGTGGTCGATCTCAACGGCGCCTTCAAGGGCCAGAGCGTCAACAGCGCGGCCGTCGGCGCCATCCTCAAGGCGACGAAGAACCCTGTGCAGCTCGGCGGCGGCATCCGCACCATTCCGCAGATCGAGGATTGGCTCGACCGCGGCCTCGCGCGCGTCATCCTCGGCACCGTCGCCGTGCGCGACCCGGATCTGGTGAAGGAAGCCTGCCGCCTGTTTCCGGGTCGGATCGCCGTCGGTATCGATGCCAAGAGCGGCAAGGTGGCGGTCGAAGGCTGGGCGGAAGCCTCGGAGCTCGGCGTCATCGAGCTCGCCCGCAAGTTCGAGGGCGCCGGCGTCGCCGCGATCATCTACACCGACATCGACCGCGATGGCGTGCTGACCGGCATCAACTGGGAATCGACCATCGAGCTGGCGAACGCGGTGTCCATTCCCGTCATCGCCTCCGGCGGTCTCGCCTCGCTCGCCGACATCGTGCGCATGACCATGCCGGACGCTCAAAAGCTCGAAGGCGCCATCTCCGGCCGCGCGCTCTATGACGGGCGCATCGACCCCGCGACCGCGCTGGCGATCCTGTCGGGCGATTATCAGCCGCCCAAGGGTATGCTAGACTAGTCGTATGAATATCCAGTCGAGACTGCCGACCACACCGGACGAATTCCTGCGCTGGAACGAAGGGCGCGAGGGCAAGCGGGAGTTCGTCAACGGAAAGGTGGTCGAGATGATGATCAACGTGACGCGGAACCATGCGCGGATCGCGACGAACACGCTTGTTGCGCTCGCTCGACGGCTGGATCTGGCCCGCTTTGATGTCGGTAGCGCAGATTTCGGCGTGCGTACTCCCGACGGCATCCGCTACCCCGACGTCTATGTGGATCATAAGACCGATGCTTCACGCGGCGACGATCTTGCAGCGACCGAACCCGTCATGCTGGTAGAGATACTGTCGTCTTCGTCCTATGGACGCGATTTTGTCGAGAAGCTTGCGGACTATAGTAAGGTAGCGTCACTTCGACACTATCTTATCCTTTCCCAGGACGATCCCCGCGCGTGGCTTTGGTCACGGGGTGACAGCTCGGAATGGACGGGACCGAAGGAAATCGTCGGCGCCGACGAAAAAGTCGAGCTGCAGGCATTAGCCATCGCTCTGGATATGTCCGAACTCTTTGCCGGCATCGGACATTGATCACATGACTCTCAAATCCCGCGTCATCCCCTGCCTGGACGTCAAGGACGGCCGTGTCGTCAAGGGCGTCAACTTCGTCGATCTGATCGACGCCGGTGATCCGGTTGAGGCCGCGCGCGCCTATGACGCCGCCGGCGCGGATGAGCTGTGCTTCCTCGACATCACTGCCTCGTCGGACAATCGAGAGACGATCTTCGACGTCGTCGCCCGCACGGCCGAACAGTGCTTCATGCCGCTCACTGTCGGCGGCGGAGTGCGGCAGGTCGCCGATATCCGCAAGCTGCTGCTCGCCGGGGCCGACAAGGTGTCGATCAACACGGCCGCGGTGAAGAACCCCGACTTCGTTGCCGAGGCCGCCGACAAGTTTGGCAACCAGTGCATCGTCGTCGCCATAGACGCCAAGAAGGTGTCGGGCGCGGGCGAGCCCCTCCGCTGGGAGATCTTCACCCATGGCGGCCGCCAGCCGACCGGTATCGACGCGATCGAGTTTGCCCGCAAGGTGGTGGATCTCGGCGCCGGCGAAATCCTGCTCACCTCGATGGACCGCGACGGCACCAAGGCCGGCTATGACATTCCGCTCACGCGCGCGGTCGCGGATGCGGTGCGCGCACCGGTCATCGCCTCCGGCGGCGTCGGAAATCTCGAGCATATGGTGGAAGGAATACGCGATGGCCACGCCACTGCGGTTCTCGCCGCCTCCATCTTCCACTTCGGCACCTATTCGATCGCCGAGGCGAAGGAATATATGGCAAAGGCTGGCCTCGCGATGAGACTCGACTCCGCGCCGCTCGCAGCGTAAACGCGCCTGCGATGGCCGGCTTTTCCCTGTCCGATCTCGAACGCATCATCGGCGAGCGCGCGCTTTCCGGCGACGACAGCTCGTGGACCGCGAAGCTCTACCGCTCCGGCATGGAGCGCGCCGCCAAGAAGATGGGCGAGGAAGCGGTGGAAACCGTGATCGCCGCCGTGAAAGGTGACGACGGAGCACTGGTTTCGGAGAGTGCCGACCTTCTCTATCATTGGCTGGTGGTCATGAAGGTCGCCGGAATACCGCTCTCGGACGTAATGACCGAGCTCGAGCGGCGCACCGCGCAGTCGGGAATCGCCGAAAAGGCGTCTCGCAAGCAGGACTGACGGCAAAGGATCGGCCGATGGATCAACTTGCTCCCACCGAGAAATACTCGCCCTACCGCGTCTTCACGGCGCAACAATGGGCCGGTTTCCGGGCCGACACCCCGCTGACGCTGAGAGCCGACGAAGTGCAGCGGCTTCGCTCCATGAACGACCCGATCGATCTGGAGGAAGTGCGGCGCATCTACCTGTCGATGTCGCGCCTTCTGTCGGCACATGTCGAGGCAAGCCAGCTTCTCTTCCGCCAGCGCCAGCTCTTCTTTGGCACCGACGACGCGGTGAAGACGCCCTTCATCATCGGCATTGCCGGTTCGGTGGCGGTCGGCAAGTCGACCACCGCGCGTGTCCTGAAGGAGCTGCTGCAGCGCTGGCCGTCGAGCCCGAAGGTCGACCTGGTCACGACCGACGGCTTCCTCTGGCCGAACGAGGTGCTGCGCCGCGAGAGCCTGATGGAGCGCAAGGGCTTTCCGGAAAGCTACGACGTCGGCGCCCTGCTCCGCTTCCTGTCCGCGATCAAGTCGGGCCAGCGCAATGTCCACGCGCCGCTCTATTCGCACCTGACCTACGACGTGCTGACCGGCCAGTTCGTCACCATCGATCGGCCCGACATCCTCATCTTCGAGGGCATCAACGTGCTCCAGACGCGCGACCTGCCGAAAGACGGCAAGGTGGTGCCCTTCGTGTCCGATTTCTTCGACTTCTCGATCTATATCGACGCCGAGGAGCAGCTGATCCACAAGTGGTATATCGACCGCTTCATGCGCCTGCGCGAGACCGCGTTCCGCGACCCGAATTCGTTCTTTCACCGCTATGCGAGCCTGTCGAAGGACGCGGCGCTCGCCATCGCCGAAGGCCTGTGGGCGAACATCAACCTCAAGAACCTGCACGAGAACATCCTGCCGACGCGCCCCCGCGCCGACCTGATCCTCAAGAAGGGCGCCGACCACCTCATCGAGGAAGTGGCGCTCAGGAAACTCTGAGAAAGACCTTCTTCACCACGACATATACGGCGACCGTGACCGCGACGGCGACATAGCCGTCGATCGCGTAGTGCCAGGCGAGATAGACCGAGCTCGCCAGCACCAGCGCGACATAGGCAAAGGCCAGCATCCCCCATCGCCGGCTGAACTCCGCAACGAAGAGCGCGTTCAGCGTCACCAGGCCGACATGCATGCTCGGGAAGGCCGAGATGCCCGAGCCCAGGCCGGATTGCCCGCTGGAATAGAAGTGCCAGAGATAGTCCTGCACCCTCGTCGCCGAATGCGCGCTGTCGCCGGAGGCGGCAAGGAATGCGAGCTGCTCGCCGAAGCGTGCGGCGTCTCCCGTGACGAAGCCGTAGAACGCCGGCCCGGCCGACAGGAACAGGCCGGCGAGCAGATTGCCGACGAGAGCCCAGGTGATCATGTAGGTGACGAGATAGCGCGTGCGCACCGCGCCCATGCTTGCAGAGACCGCCATGAAGAAAAGCGTCGCGTAGCAGACGATGAACCAGCCCTGGTTGTAGTTCCACTCCACAAAGGCGCGGACCCATGGAGTGCCGCCGACCGCATAGAGATAGCGCCAGGGATCGGCGCCGAAATGCAGCGCGCGGTCGATGTCGGCTTGCGCGACATCGTAGGGAAATCCCCCCTGCCACAGTGGCAACGCGGTCTTCAGTGAGGTGAAGGCGCCCTGGAAGACCATCATCGCCAGGAGCAGGCCAAGGCCCGTCGCGAACTGCTGGATATGCCTCGCGGCGAGCGCCTTGCGCAGCGCCAGCCGCCGGCCGTGCCGGGTCTCCAGACGATGGATGATCCGCAGGGCAAGCAGCAGCGCATAGATGGCCGGAAAGACCACGAAGAAGGCAGCCGGCCAGACGACGAAATAGGAGCCGAAAGCGAAGGCCTGCGTCGCGCCCGTCGAGAGGATCGCGATGCAGGCGCCGATCGTGTAGACGGCGACAAGCAGATAGACCGGCAGGCCGATCGCGGACGCCGAGAGTGCCAATGGCCTCGAACTGCCCGCGGAAAGCGCTACCGAGCTCATCGGAGCGCCTTTTCCGCTCGGCCTCGGCTTGCGAGCCCGGCGATATGCCACACGGCGACGGCCGCGATGGCGCCGACGATCCCGTCGACGGCATAGTGCCAGGCGAGATGGATCGAGCCGAGGAAGATCAGTACCGCGTAGAGGCTCAGCGCCAGTCCGAGACGCCGGCTTATCCGGAAGCCCGCGAGGGCGAACAGAACCGCCTGGGCGTTGTGCATGCTCGGCATCGCCGAGATGCCACCCGGCTCCGCGATCACGTCGGTATAGGAGCTCCAGAGGAAAGCCTTCGACATCGTCGAACTGAGGGGGAAGCTCTCGGTGACCCCGGCGAGATAGGCGTTGAGGCCGGAATAGGGTGCTGCGAGATCGGGAAACAGCGCCGGAAGGAAGCACGGCCCGGCCGACGAGAAGAGCAGCGCCATGCCGATCCCGATGCCGGTCCATGCAAGGAAGACGGCGAGCCAGTACTGCCGGCGCAGGTCCGGCGAGACATTGGGACTTACGGCGATCCAGGCCCAGACGATGAAGACCAGCGGCACCCAGGCCGAATAGAGGTAGTCGAGCACGATCGTGACGGCCGGATAGCCGAGGACGGGGTGCAGCCACTCCCAGGGTTGATATCCGCCGAACAGCACCGTGTCCCAGGCGAGGAACGTTGCGTCCCAGCCGAACGGCCTGATCACCGGAATGAGCGTCTTGTTGTAGAGGAACGAGCCCATGAAGAGCGCGAGGACGACGAACGAGAACATGAGCCGCGTCAGGCGACCGTTCGAGGCGATCGCGAGCAGCGTCCTGCCGATCTCGTAGGTCGGGCGATCCGCGCGGCGCAGGAGCACGCGAATGCCGACGAATGCGATGACCGCGCTGCAAAGCACCGCGAATGCGCGCAGCGTCCGTTCCAGATAGACGACGATCATCGGCAGGAACTCGTCGCCGCGCAGCGCGGAGACGAGGATCGATGATGTCAGGAATACGCCCAGGAAGATGTAGATGACGCGGTTGTCCCGCATCTCCGCAACGAGCCAGCCCGAAAAGACCTGCGGCTGCTCCGCCGCGGCGGAGCGTTCCAACGCTGCTTCGCTCATGCCTTTTCGGACCTGCCAAACCCTTAGCGGACTCCTATCCCAGTGCGCTTAAGGAAGCGTTTCGGCCTGCGCGGTTCGGTTTACCCGCCGCATCGTCAGATTGATCCGGCCGCCGTTCTTCAGCAGGGGTGAGGTTCCGGGAAAGATCCGGTCCACGCCGTGAAAGGCGAGCCGCGAGCGGCCGCCGAGCACCACCACGTCGCCGCTGTTCAGCCGGAAGGACTGCGTCGGATCGTTCCGCGCCGTTCCGCCGATCCTGAACAGGCAGGTGTCGCCGAGCGAGACGGACACGACCGGCGCCGAGAGGTCCTGCTCGTCCTTGTCCTGGTGCAGTCCCATCCGGGCTGTGTCGTCGTAGAAATTGACCAGGCAGGCCTCGGGCTCGACGTCGGCATCCGCCACCTCGCGCCAGATTGTCATCAGCTGCTGCGGGATAGGCGGCCACGGCGTGCCTGTCACCGGGTGTGTGGTCTGGTAGCGATATCCCCGCTCCCGGTCGGTCACCCAGCCGAGCGTGCCGCAATTCGTCATGCGCACGCTCATCGGCTTGCCGGTCCGTGGCATTTCGGGGATGTAAAGCGGCGCCGCAAGCACCACCGCTCTGATATCCTCCACGAGGGCACGCTGTTGCTCTATGTCGAGATAGGCGGGCAGGTGCCTGAAACCGTCGGGAAACGCCTTCATCGGATCGTTGCGCTCGTCCGGCCGGGATCAACCGGCCGGACAGGCTGTCGGGCCGCTCAGGCGGTCTCGAGATCGGGAATCCGGAGCACCTGGCCCGGATAGATCTTGTCCGGATGGGTCAGCATCGGGCGGTTCGCCTCGAAGATCACCGTATACTTGGAAGCCTTTCCCTTGCCGTAGTGCTTCTCGGCGATCTTGGAGAGGTTGTCGCCCTTCTTGACGGTATAGAACACCGGCTCCTTCGCCGGGGTGGCGGCCTTCACGATCGAAGTCATGTCGACGTTTCCGTCGAGCTTGAGTCCGGAATCGGGGGCCACGACCTTCAGCTCGCCGGCCTCGACCTTGGAGATGCCCAGAGTGTTGCCGACGGCGATCACGGCCTTCTCGAAGATCGACTGGTCCGCGACGACGCCCTTGAGCACCGCCTTGTCGCCCTGCACCTCGATCTCGACCTTGTCGGTCCCGAGATTGTAGGAATCGAGGTCCTTCTTGAGCTTGTCGGCCGCCGGCGGCTCGTCGTCGCCTATACCCAGCTTCTTGCCGACGGATTTGACGAAATCGAAAATACCCATTGGTTCATGGTCTCCAGCTGTTGAACCCGCGCGGACCTTGCCACCACAGGACGAAGATGGAAAGGCATTAAAGGCGTCAGTCGAGTCCGACCCGCCCCCGCATCTTCTTCACGCCGGCGCGGCCGGATTTCTCCTTCAGCCGCCGTTCGACCGCGCCCTTGCTCGGCTTGGTCTTCTTCCGCGGCTTCGGCGGAGGTTCCGACGCCTTGGCGACCAGGTCGGCAAGACGTTGGCGCGCGTCCTCGCGGTTGCGCTCCTGCAGGCGGTAGCGGCTCGCCTCGATGACGATGACCCCGTCCTTGGTCGCCCGCTGGCCGGCGATGCGGATCAGCGTTTCGCGAACATGATCGGGCAGGTCGCGCGCATTGGCGGCGTCGAAGCGCAGCTGCACCGCCGTCGCGACCTTGTTGACGTTCTGCCCGCCCGGTCCGGACGCGCGGATGAACGTCTCCTCGATCTCGTCGTCATGGACGACGATGCCGGGACGGATGATGATGTCCTCGCCGATGGGCATGGGCCCTTGTCGCCTGCCGCGGGACAAAAGAAAAGGCCCGGCGCGCGGCCGGGCCCGTTTCGCGAGACGCCGCCGGGATTACTCGGCTGCTTCCTGGACGCGAGGGGCCGCGCCCCGCACGGCCTGATCGACATGGCTTTCGAACTTGCCGAAATTGTCGATGAACATGCCGACGAGCTTCCTCGCCTGGCGGTCGTAGGCCGCCTTGTCCGCCCAGGTCGAGCGCGGATCGAGGATCGAGCCGTCGACATCGGGAACCGACACCGGCACCTCGAAGCCGAAGTTCGGATCGGTGCGGAACTCGGCGTTCTTCAGCGAGCCGTTCAGCGCGGCGGCCAGCAGCGCCCGCGTCGCCTTGATCGGCATGCGCCGGCCCGTGCCGTAGGCGCCGCCGGTCCAGCCGGTATTGACCAGCCAGCAGTCCACATTGTGCTCGGCGATCAGCTCGCGCAGCAGGTTGCCGTATTCGGACGGATGCCGCGGCATGAAGGGTGCGCCGAAGCAGGTGGAGAAGGTCGCCTCCGGTTCAGTGACACCGCGCTCGGTGCCGGCGACCTTGGCCGTGTAGCCGGACAGGAAGTGGTACATCGCCTGCGCCGG
The Mesorhizobium australicum genome window above contains:
- a CDS encoding GNAT family N-acetyltransferase, which produces MPREPRYDFRAVEEADLPLLGTWLRQPHVAEWWGDPDKGIAEIRQAMEEVSVEPLIVELNGRPVAYLQSYDPHMEDDHPYQDQPFGTLGIDISIGEADLLGKGHGSAIIAQFAEQLFEEGAPRLIIDPEPTNARAIRAYEKAGFKAFDTRTTIYGTALMMARDAEEE
- the hslV gene encoding ATP-dependent protease subunit HslV, with amino-acid sequence MSEEIIMHGTTIVTVRKGGKVVIAGDGQVSLGNTVMKGNAKKVRRIGKGNVIAGFAGATADAFTLLERLESKLEQYPDQLTRACVELAKDWRTDRYLRRLEAMMLVADKSVTLALTGTGDVLEPEHGVMAIGSGGNYALAAARALIDTDKDAEEIARKAMEIAADICIYTNQSVTLESIDAA
- the hisB gene encoding imidazoleglycerol-phosphate dehydratase HisB — protein: MSSTTPRRAEISRATKETEIYVSVDLDGSGKFDVSTGVGFFDHMLEQLSRHSLIDMTVRAKGDLHIDDHHTVEDVGIALGQAISKALGERRGICRYASLDLAMDETLTRAAIDVSGRPFLVWNVAFTSPKIGTFDTELVREFFQALSQNAGVTLHVANHYGANSHHIAETCFKAVARVLRTAIEADPRQAGAIPSTKGTLKG
- a CDS encoding DUF2628 domain-containing protein, which gives rise to MASFVVMEAPEGGDEAAYIRDGFHFFAFLLPPIWLAWHRLWIEALVAFAVMAVLGSLGSVSGLSEAAPLLSLLVSLYVGLEAPALRIAALRRRGWREWGVVDAYNRDDAETKHLFGDSVEQAEETRVPAPMPEPQPLAPRAGPSGPALGLFSYPGAR
- the hisH gene encoding imidazole glycerol phosphate synthase subunit HisH, producing the protein MRVAIIDYGSGNLRSATKAFERAAREAGISAEIDLTADAERVRTADRIVLPGVGAYADCAAGLHAVEGMWEAVEDVAIRKARPFLGICVGMQLMSDRGLEKTITKGFGWISGDVKEIEPRDPSLKIPQIGWNTIHVKHPHPLFDGISTGEGGLHAYFVHSYHLDATDPDQVLAVTDYGGPVTAAVGRDNLAGTQFHPEKSQALGLALIANFLKWKP
- a CDS encoding DUF1330 domain-containing protein, with the translated sequence MTTKKGYWMAMVDITDPENYPRYMAANKAAFDKYGAKFLVRGGQHQMFEGPAATRMVVIEFKDYQTALDCHNSPEYQAALKLRQQYAVSHMAVVEGV
- the hisA gene encoding 1-(5-phosphoribosyl)-5-[(5-phosphoribosylamino)methylideneamino]imidazole-4-carboxamide isomerase, translating into MILFPAIDLKDGKCVRLKLGDMATATVYNEDPAAQAKAFEDQGFSWLHVVDLNGAFKGQSVNSAAVGAILKATKNPVQLGGGIRTIPQIEDWLDRGLARVILGTVAVRDPDLVKEACRLFPGRIAVGIDAKSGKVAVEGWAEASELGVIELARKFEGAGVAAIIYTDIDRDGVLTGINWESTIELANAVSIPVIASGGLASLADIVRMTMPDAQKLEGAISGRALYDGRIDPATALAILSGDYQPPKGMLD
- a CDS encoding Uma2 family endonuclease, with translation MNIQSRLPTTPDEFLRWNEGREGKREFVNGKVVEMMINVTRNHARIATNTLVALARRLDLARFDVGSADFGVRTPDGIRYPDVYVDHKTDASRGDDLAATEPVMLVEILSSSSYGRDFVEKLADYSKVASLRHYLILSQDDPRAWLWSRGDSSEWTGPKEIVGADEKVELQALAIALDMSELFAGIGH
- the hisF gene encoding imidazole glycerol phosphate synthase subunit HisF translates to MTLKSRVIPCLDVKDGRVVKGVNFVDLIDAGDPVEAARAYDAAGADELCFLDITASSDNRETIFDVVARTAEQCFMPLTVGGGVRQVADIRKLLLAGADKVSINTAAVKNPDFVAEAADKFGNQCIVVAIDAKKVSGAGEPLRWEIFTHGGRQPTGIDAIEFARKVVDLGAGEILLTSMDRDGTKAGYDIPLTRAVADAVRAPVIASGGVGNLEHMVEGIRDGHATAVLAASIFHFGTYSIAEAKEYMAKAGLAMRLDSAPLAA
- a CDS encoding phosphoribosyl-ATP diphosphatase, giving the protein MAGFSLSDLERIIGERALSGDDSSWTAKLYRSGMERAAKKMGEEAVETVIAAVKGDDGALVSESADLLYHWLVVMKVAGIPLSDVMTELERRTAQSGIAEKASRKQD
- the coaA gene encoding type I pantothenate kinase → MDQLAPTEKYSPYRVFTAQQWAGFRADTPLTLRADEVQRLRSMNDPIDLEEVRRIYLSMSRLLSAHVEASQLLFRQRQLFFGTDDAVKTPFIIGIAGSVAVGKSTTARVLKELLQRWPSSPKVDLVTTDGFLWPNEVLRRESLMERKGFPESYDVGALLRFLSAIKSGQRNVHAPLYSHLTYDVLTGQFVTIDRPDILIFEGINVLQTRDLPKDGKVVPFVSDFFDFSIYIDAEEQLIHKWYIDRFMRLRETAFRDPNSFFHRYASLSKDAALAIAEGLWANINLKNLHENILPTRPRADLILKKGADHLIEEVALRKL
- a CDS encoding phosphatase PAP2 family protein, with amino-acid sequence MSSVALSAGSSRPLALSASAIGLPVYLLVAVYTIGACIAILSTGATQAFAFGSYFVVWPAAFFVVFPAIYALLLALRIIHRLETRHGRRLALRKALAARHIQQFATGLGLLLAMMVFQGAFTSLKTALPLWQGGFPYDVAQADIDRALHFGADPWRYLYAVGGTPWVRAFVEWNYNQGWFIVCYATLFFMAVSASMGAVRTRYLVTYMITWALVGNLLAGLFLSAGPAFYGFVTGDAARFGEQLAFLAASGDSAHSATRVQDYLWHFYSSGQSGLGSGISAFPSMHVGLVTLNALFVAEFSRRWGMLAFAYVALVLASSVYLAWHYAIDGYVAVAVTVAVYVVVKKVFLRVS
- a CDS encoding phosphatase PAP2 family protein, yielding MSEAALERSAAAEQPQVFSGWLVAEMRDNRVIYIFLGVFLTSSILVSALRGDEFLPMIVVYLERTLRAFAVLCSAVIAFVGIRVLLRRADRPTYEIGRTLLAIASNGRLTRLMFSFVVLALFMGSFLYNKTLIPVIRPFGWDATFLAWDTVLFGGYQPWEWLHPVLGYPAVTIVLDYLYSAWVPLVFIVWAWIAVSPNVSPDLRRQYWLAVFLAWTGIGIGMALLFSSAGPCFLPALFPDLAAPYSGLNAYLAGVTESFPLSSTMSKAFLWSSYTDVIAEPGGISAMPSMHNAQAVLFALAGFRISRRLGLALSLYAVLIFLGSIHLAWHYAVDGIVGAIAAVAVWHIAGLASRGRAEKALR
- a CDS encoding alpha-ketoglutarate-dependent dioxygenase AlkB family protein, which produces MKAFPDGFRHLPAYLDIEQQRALVEDIRAVVLAAPLYIPEMPRTGKPMSVRMTNCGTLGWVTDRERGYRYQTTHPVTGTPWPPIPQQLMTIWREVADADVEPEACLVNFYDDTARMGLHQDKDEQDLSAPVVSVSLGDTCLFRIGGTARNDPTQSFRLNSGDVVVLGGRSRLAFHGVDRIFPGTSPLLKNGGRINLTMRRVNRTAQAETLP
- the lysM gene encoding peptidoglycan-binding protein LysM, with the translated sequence MGIFDFVKSVGKKLGIGDDEPPAADKLKKDLDSYNLGTDKVEIEVQGDKAVLKGVVADQSIFEKAVIAVGNTLGISKVEAGELKVVAPDSGLKLDGNVDMTSIVKAATPAKEPVFYTVKKGDNLSKIAEKHYGKGKASKYTVIFEANRPMLTHPDKIYPGQVLRIPDLETA